The nucleotide window TAACAAGTATTATCAGCAGGCTCACACCTAAAATTACTGCAGTTGCATAAGTCTGGATAACTCCGGTCTGAACTTTCCGGAGCTCCTCACTTACACCGACTGTAAGAATTCCGATTCCTTCTACAATGCTGTCAATAATCACATCAAGCACCTGTGAAAGAAAAGCAATGATTCCGTATACGATTCCGAGTGAAAAAAACTCAGTATAGATTTCATGCTGGTAATAGCGCTTGTAAAGCAGCCTGTAAACCGGGTTCTTCATAGAAGCAAGCGGCCCGAGTTTGATTATCCTGAGATAATAGATTAGAAAAGCAACTGCAAGACCTGCAATGGCTACTATCATCGGAAGCCACTGGACAAAGAGAGACTCATGTCCGGCTGCCTCTACGATCTGATTTCGGCCTAAGGCTGCAAGGTTTCCGATGTTAAGATTCACGAAGCTGTTTGCAAATGTTTCTTTGAGGAAATCCATGAACCCTGTTTTTGTCAGCCCACCGAATACGAGGGCAAAAATTGCCAGAATTGAAAGGGGAATTGTCATAATAGCAGGGGACTCGTGTCCGTGGTAGTTACTTCTTGGCTTCCCTGTAAAGGTCATGAAGATCAGTCTGAAGATATAAATCGAAGTGAGGAGTGCAGCCGCAATTGAGAACGCATAGGGAATCCAGTTGTTACTGTGTTCTCCAAAGAGGTAAGCAGCCTCGATAATTGCATCCTTTGAGAAGAAACCGCTTGTCCCTATTGAGGTTCCGGGTATTCCGAAACCTGCCAGAGCCAGGGCTGCAATTGTCATAGTAGCAGCCGTAATTGGCATTACCTTTCTTACGCCTCCAAGTTCTCTCATGTCCTGGGTGCCTACTGCGTGGATTACGCTGCCTGCACAGAGGAAAAGAAGGGCCTTAAAGAAAGCATGGTTGATAAGGTGGAAAAGAGAAATGCCTACTGCTTCAAGCCCTATTGCCGAGCCCAAGCCAAGACCAAGCATCATGTATCCGAGCTGGCTTATGGTCGAATAAGCAAGTACACGCTTGAGGTCATTCATCACAATGCCCATCGTACCTGCAAAAAGCGCAGTAAAGCCTCCGAGATAGGCAACTACCATGAGAGAGTCAGGAGCTGCAATAAACATAGGGAAGGTCCTTGCGACCAGGTAGACGCCGGCAGTAACCATTGTTGCAGCATGGATAAGAGCTGAAACGGTTGTCGGGCCTTCCATTGCGTCAGGCAGCCATACATGCAGAGGAAACTGACCGGATTTTCCTATGGCTCCTCCGAAGAAGAGCAGGGTGATAATGGTAAGGTGACTTACTTCAAAGCCGAAAATGTTTGAATGAAGTGCAGACAGCTGGGGAATATAACTGAAAATTTCGTCAAAACGGAGCAGGTATGTTCCGTCCTGGAAGCCTCCTGCAAGTTTCAGTAGATCGGAAGTCAGTACAATTATTCCTGTAAGGAACATCACGTCTCCGACCCTGGTTGTCAGGAAAGCTTTCTTGGCAGCCGCTGCAGCTGATGGCCTTTCGAACCAGAAGCCAATTAAGAGATAGGAACACAGCCCTACAAGTTCCCAGGAAACAAAGAACTGAAGGATGTTGTCCGAAAGAGCCAGGGAAAGCATTGCTGCGGTAAAGAGTGCGGTTTCTGCAAAATACCTGGCTTCTCCTGGGTCGCCGGACATATAACTAACTGCATAGATATGGATCAACAGACTTACAAAGGAGACCATTGAGAGCATTACTGCGGCCAGAGGATCAATCAACACTCCGATATTAAGCACTGCAAACCAGGGATAGGACTGGCTTATAACCTCGCCCGGGTTTGCCAGCAACCTGAGCGTAATCACCAAAGAGATTACGAAGGAGGCGGCAATTGCCAGTATAGGGACTATTGCCCCGCCTGAGGGCATTTTCCTGCCGAAGAAAAAGGTGATAACAAAAGCCAGTGCCGGAAGCAGGGGGATTAAAAATGCAAGTTCTTCTAAGGCCGTTTTTACCACCTCAGGATGTTTAGCTCATCAAGGTTGATCTTATCGTGCATTCTGTAGATTGCCATGAAGATTGCAAACCCGACCGCTGCTTCGGCAGCTGCAAGAGCAATCGAGAAGATGGCGAAAACCTGCCCGTTCAGGGTATCCGTATAACTTGAGAAAGCTACAAGGTTCAGGTTTGCAGAGTTGAGCATGAGCTCGATGCACATAATCATCCTGATGCCGTTTTTATGTGTCATTACACCATAGAGTCCGATTGAAAACAGCAAGGCTGCGAGCCCCAGGTAAAAGTATAAAGGAATCATCGGTTACCCTCTCCTTTTGCCAGGTAAATTGCCCCTATGAGAGAGGCGAGCAGGACAATTGAAAGGACTTCAAAAGGCGCAACATAGTGAGTAAATATCAGCATGCCAATGCCCTCTATATTACTCTGGTCAGCCGGATTTTGGGGAAGTTCGGAAACCGTGTTCCAGGAGGTTCCGAAAGCCCCGACTATCACAATAGCTGTAAAGAGCAAAGCTACAAGAAATGATAAAAGGCGATTAATCCTCACCTGGCTCACCTCCGATCTCGTGCTTTGTCAGCATAACCGCAAAGAGGATGAGAACTCCTATTGCTCCGATGTAGACCAGAATCTGAATGATTCCCAGGAACTGGGCATTCAAAAGAACATAGAGAGCTGCAATTCCGAACATGCACATGATCAGGGAAAGCCCGGCTCGGACAATATCCTTTGCAGTTACCACGAAGACTGCAAAGAATACTGTAGCGATAGCAAGAATCACAAAGACGGCCATTTCCAGGGCTGATCCTATTGTTTCGAGCCCGATCATCTCTCATCACCTTTTTCGAGATCGACTTCCCTTGCAAGTTTTTCAGGAGTCATGAGCAGGTCTTTGTGATGCCATTTAACAAGACCTTTAGCGTATTCCTTGCCGCTTGAAAGCGCACCTTTAGGACACTGATCGATGCAGAGTCCGCAGAAAAGGCAGTGCCCTATGTCAATTTGAGGGAACCAGCGTTGTTTTGAGCTCCCTGGTGCAATCGGAGCTTTTACGATCTTAATTGCGGCATTAGGGCAAGTATTGGCACAGATGCCACAACCTATGCATTTACTTTTATCAAGTATCTGAAGTCCCCTGAACCGGTCGGAAAGTTCACTGGGTTTTTCCGGGTACATCCTGGTTACGGGAGGTCTTGTGATGTTTCTAATTGCATATTTAATGTTTTTAAGGACCATGGTTTCACGCCCCCAGGTAGAGTCCGAGCCCTACAGCCCAGACAAGGTTTAGAAGGGCAAGAGGAAGCAGTTTTTTCCAGCTCAGGTCAACAACCTGGTCAATCCTGAACCTCGGGACAGCCCATCTGAGCCCTATAATTACCATAAGTACAAAGACAACTTTTACAATCAGGAAGCCTGTTGGAGCGATAAGGCCAAGCACGGAATTGTTTGCAATAAAACCTGGCACGTTCCAACCGCCAAGGAAGAGAAGGGCTACAAGGAAAGAACCGAGGATCATGTGGATGTACTCGGCAAAAAAACCTAGCCCGAAACGCATTCCACAGTATTCCGTAATCCACCCTGCTATCAATTCTTCTTCGGACTCATTCTGGTCAAAGGGAAGTCTTCCCATGTCAGCCATAAGTGATACAAAGAATACAAAACATCCCAGAGGCTGCAGGAAAATATTCCAGTGCAGGCCCTGCGCACTCGAAATATCTACTATATTAAGCGAACCTGTCATAGCAGCTACACTTATGACAGATATTCCGAGAGGTACTTCATATCCTACCATTCGGGCAAAATTTCGAAAAGCTCCTAGCAGGGAGTATTTGTTATTTGAGCCGTAAGCCACCATAAATATTCCAAAAATTGATAATGCGGATACTGCTTCGATGTAAAGCACACTGATGTCCATCTGGGTGACCGCAAGCGGGTACTCGACCCCATTAATGAAAACTGCACCCACAGGAAGGGCAACAAGCATAAGAAAAACCGAACCAAGCATGAAAATATTAGCATTATTAAAAAGTAAACTGTCAGCATTCAGCGGCTTTAAGTCTTCTTTCGTAAAAAGTTTGATTGCATCGGCTACAAGCTGCAGAAGTCCATATTTTCCTACACGGCAGGGTCCCATTCTTGTCTGGATATCAGCAGAAAGCTTCCTTTCAAGCCACACAGCTCCCATTGCTCCGACAAAAATAAACCCTATAAGAACAAGGCCTACTATTCCACGGACCCAGGGGATTAAAGGAGCTAGATATTCAGGAACTACTATTGTCATCAGAATCACCTGTCCGCTTCACTGGTACATCCGTCCATGCTGCCCGAAATTGATGCTACATCCGCAACAGTCGTGCCTATTATTAGAGGAGGAAGAGCTTGCAGGGTAGGATAGTAAGGGCCTCTGATCTTTACTCTGTACGGCTTGTCCGAACCGTCGGAGATCATGTACATACCCATTTCCCCTCTTGGATCTTCCACCCTGTGGAATACCTCACCGGCAGGAACTCTCATTACAGGAGTTCTCCTGCCATACATGGTACCTTCAGGAAAGAGCGGACCACCTGGAATCTGATCGAGGCACTGTTCTAAAATATAGATACTTTCCCTGATCTCGTTAATCCTGACCTGCACTCTTGCAAAACAGTCTCCTGCGGTTTCAGTGCAGACTTTGAAGTCAAGGTCCTTATATACCAGATAAGGCTCGTTTTTCCGGATATCGAAAGGGACACCGGTTGCACGCAAAACAGGTCCTGAGACTCCAAGGTTCTTTGCGACATCAGCAGTCAGGACACCAACTCCGACAGTTCTTTCCCTGAAGATCCTGTCCGTATGAAACATTTCTTCAAAATCGTCTACTGATTTTTTGAGATTATTGAAAACAGATAGTGCTTTTTCTTTAAACCCATCCGGCAGGTCGTCCCTTACTCCTCCGAACTTGAGATAGCTGTGAGTAACTCTGGCTCCCGTGATCATGTCAATCAGGCCCAGAACCTCTTCTCGTTCCCTGATCGTGTACATGAACATGGAGACAAAACCAATGAATTCTCCAAACTCACCCATACCCAATAAATGACTCTGAATTCTTGTAAGCTCGTCAAGAATAACCCTGATATATTGAGACCTTTCAGGCGGTTCGATGCCCAGTAATTTCTCGGTACAGCCTACAAAACATTCTTCGTTTACAAGAGCCACAAGATAGCAGATCCTGTCCACGATTGTGATTCCCTGGAGGTAAGTCTTATTCTCCAGAATCTTTTCAATACCTTTATGAATGAAACCGAGTTCTATGTCAGCATCCACGACTGTTTCCCCTTTCAACCTCAGGTTTAGCCTGAAGGGACCTGGCTGCATGGGATGCTGAGGGCCCAGGTGTACGATCATCTCGTTTGGTTCAAGCTGCTCTTCCATTTTTCACCCTCACACCAGATTTCTGGCAGTTTTATTCGGAAAGCCCTCGTAATCTTTCCTGAGGGGCCATTCTCCAATCATATCTTCGGGAAGTACAAGTGGTTTCAGGTTCGGGTGATTTTTAAATAAAATTCCGAAAAGCTCGTAAGTTTCCCTTTCATACCAGTTTGCATTCCAGTACACCGATACGATGGACTCGATTTCCGGGTTTTCCCTGGGAAGCCTGGCCTTAAGCGTCAGAACTACAGGATGATTATATGATGCTATATGATAGACTACTTCAAGCTCATTCCTTTTTATGTAGTCCACTCCGCAGACTGAGCAGAGGTGGTCGAACTGAAGAGAGTCCTTAAGATACTGACAAACTTTTCTTACCTCATCCTTATCCACATATGACCTTGCACGGATTTCGGATTCGGCTGTTGCTTCGGAGATTGCCTCAGGAAAAGCATCTGTTAATGACTTGAGAATTTCTGCGACATCCATAATTTTTCCTCGAATAACTCTGAGATTTCAGAAGAACCTCGGTAAGCTTAGTACTCCGAACCCAGGTCTTTCTTGGCTTTGATTTTTTCCTGAAGTTCCACAAATCCCTGAAGCATTGCCTCGGGTCTTGGAGGACAGCCTGGAACGAAGACATCGATTGGAAATATTTCATCAATATTCTGGACCGTACTGTATGATTCATAGAAAGGGCCGCCACTAATGGAACAATCTCCAATGCACATAACCCATTTCGGAGAAGGCATCTGTTCCCAGAGTCTTTTTAAAGCAGGCAGGTATTTCTTTGTCACGTAGCCACTGATGAGCATGACGTCAGCCTGTCTGGGGGAGTTTCTCGGAATGATCCCAAAGCGATCCGTATCATAGTGGGCACAGCCCATAGCGATCATCTCAACTCCGCAACATCCCATTGGCTGAGTCATAAACCACAAAGAGTTTTTCCTTCCCCAATTGATCAAGTCCTGAACCTTAGTTTTCTTGAGTAAGTCACTTATCGCACTGGTTGTTGTTGTGATAACTCCGGGAATTCCTTCTTCCGAAGTCTCATCGGATTTACTCGCTTTTTTTTCCGTCATTTCACCCATGTAAGAGCCCCCTTCTTCCAGAGATAAACGTACCCGAAGAGCAGTATAAAAATAAAGGCAAACATCTCAACCACTGCAATTGAGGTGATCCCATGACCCTTATAGACTGTAATCCATGGGTAAAGGAAGAGCACCTCTATATCAAAGAGTACAAAAGCTATCGCATAAAGATAATACTCAACATTGAACTGGATCCTTGCAGTTCCTGTAGGAACCGATCCCGATTCATATGTAGTGTATTTGCCGGCTGCCTTGCTTCTCGGGCTCAGTTGCTTTACCATAAACATTGTCAGTGGAGGCATAACAAGTGCCATGACGAGGAATATTGCAACTGGTATGTAGCTATCAATTATTCCAGACATTAATATCACCTATTAAAATGCAGCAACCTGAATTGCAGCATTAAATGACATGAATTTTGGATTTTGGTACACAAAACCGCGTCCGAACAACCGTGTTTATGGAATTGTTTTCGGTCCAGACACAGATCCTTTTATAAATTCTTGAGTCCACAGAGATCTTTAATTTCAGTAAAAAGATCCCTGAACACAGACAGCATTTTCTTCCTGACCTTGAAAATTTAGATTTCTTTATCCTGAACGGTATTATAAATTGTCTGAAAGTTTGGATTTCTTTACCCTGGATGGTATTATAAATTGTCTGAATGTTTAGGTTTCTTTACCCTGAATGGATTATAAATTGTCTGAAAGTTTGGATTTCTTTACCCTGGATGGTACCATAAATTGCCAGAAATTCAGGATGGTTCCCGCTCCAGGCAGCACAGGTCCGGTTGAGTGAGATTAATGATTAATTAAAATTGATTAAATTACAGCGCCCCATACTAATCTCTGTAAATGAATGAGAAGTTACTTACGTTATTTGCTAGATAATTAATATTATATAAATATTAAGTTTAAATAAATAGAATCTGTCTTTAGAATATGAACATGTTTGAAAATCGGAATAAAATCATATTTTGTTTACGGAGTTATATAAATTATGTATATGTTATTTCTTTCCAGTTCCCCAAACATAAATAATATTATTTATAATATATATAAGTAAGCTCATATAAGCACAATAAGTATATATAGACTTTAATTATTCTAGATTGAATAAAATATTCATATATAATATAAACAATCTTGAAAACTTTTATTTTAAAAATTTTTTTCCTTCCTCGCCGAAAATAAAAATACTAAAAGGTTAATAAAATTCGGTTATCTTGCTGCAAAATCTTGAGTAGAAGTCAATCTGTGTATTTAGCGAGATTTGAATGAAATCAACAGTAGAATCATCAGTTTAACTATATAAAGTACGATCCTGAGGACACACTGTACCAATACATTATAATAAGTCTTTTCATGATAGAAAAACTGGTGGAATCGCATGAAGATTAATGACAATTGTGTAGGGTGCGGCCAGTGTGCTTCTTTTTGCAAAAAAGGAGCAATAGATGTAAAAGGAAAGGCAAGAGCTACTGACGCCTGCATAGACTGCGGCATCTGCGTGCTCTACTGCCCTGTTAAGGCCATAGAGGTGCTGGTATGAAAGCGATTGTAATTGGTGCGGGACTTGGAGGACTCTTAAGTGCGGCCAGGCTTTCAAAGTCAGGATACCAGGTAGATGTTTTTGAAAGGCTTCCTATCACAGGAGGAAGGTTTACAAACCTCAGTTACAAAGGATTCCAGCTTTCGAGCGGAGCTTTCCATATCCTGCCCCATGGACCTGCAGGCCCTCTAGCCCATTTTCTTAAAGAAGTCGGTGCCGATGTAAAGATCGTAAGATCGGATATTACAACTGTGCGCGTGCCCCTGAAAAAAGGCAGCCAGGATTATGAGAAAGGCTTCAAAGATATTTCGTTTACCGATTTTTCCACACTTCTCTCGCATAAAGACCGATTGAAAATCGCTCTTCTTATAGTAAGTACGCGAAAAAACCGCCCGACAGGAAGCAGTTTGCAGGCATGGATCCGGTCTCAGTTTAAGGATGAGTGGCTTGTGAAATTTGCCGATGCTTTCTGCGGCTGGTCATTGAGCCTGAAAAGTGACGAAGTTCCTGTGGAAGAAATTTTCGAAATAATTGAAAATATGTACAGATTCGGCGGCCCAGGTGTTCCTATCGGTGGATGCAAAGGAGTAATCGATGCTCTGGAAAGTGTGATTGCTGCACACGATGGAAAGATCCATACCGAGACCGAGGTTTCAAAAATTCTTGTGGAAAACGGAAAAGCCGTAGGCGTACTTGTTGGTGAGGAAGCTTATAAAGCAGACCTGATCATCAGCGATTTGGGACATGCCGCAACGGCATGCATTTGTGAGGAGGTCCTGTCAGGAGAAAAAGATTCAGGATACCTGAAAATACTTGAAACCCTGAAGCCTTCTGCGGGCATAAAGATTTGTCTTGCTGCAGACGAGCCGCTTGTAGGGCATTCGGGTGTCCTTCTAACCCCATATGCAAAAAGGGTAAATGGGATAAACGAGGTTACGCAGGTCGATCCTGGACTTGCTCCACCTGGTAAGCACCTTACAATGTCCCATCAGTATGTAGCCCCTGAGAACGTGAAGAATCTCGAAGCTGAAATTGAACTTGGGCTTCAGGACCTTAAAGAAATCTTTCCCAATAAAAAATATGAAGTTCTTCTTACCCAGTCATACCATGACAACTGGCCGGTAAACAGGGCAGCCTCAGGTAAGGACCCTGGTAACGAGACTCCTATTCCAGGACTTTACGTTGTAGGGGACGGAGCCAAAAGAAAAGGCGGCATTGAAGTTGAAGGCGTAGCTCTCGGTGTAGCTGCAACCATGAAGAAAATCCTAGGCTGAATTTCAGAAAACAAACCCATCAGGTGTTTTATCATTCCACCAAAAAATCCCAACTTTGTGACCTATTCGAAAAACGTTTTCGTTCCTGTTACCAATATTTGCAGGAACCGCTGTGGTTACTGCGGTTTTCGTCGAGAGCCC belongs to Methanosarcina barkeri 3 and includes:
- the fpoL gene encoding F420H2 dehydrogenase subunit FpoL, translating into MVKTALEELAFLIPLLPALAFVITFFFGRKMPSGGAIVPILAIAASFVISLVITLRLLANPGEVISQSYPWFAVLNIGVLIDPLAAVMLSMVSFVSLLIHIYAVSYMSGDPGEARYFAETALFTAAMLSLALSDNILQFFVSWELVGLCSYLLIGFWFERPSAAAAAKKAFLTTRVGDVMFLTGIIVLTSDLLKLAGGFQDGTYLLRFDEIFSYIPQLSALHSNIFGFEVSHLTIITLLFFGGAIGKSGQFPLHVWLPDAMEGPTTVSALIHAATMVTAGVYLVARTFPMFIAAPDSLMVVAYLGGFTALFAGTMGIVMNDLKRVLAYSTISQLGYMMLGLGLGSAIGLEAVGISLFHLINHAFFKALLFLCAGSVIHAVGTQDMRELGGVRKVMPITAATMTIAALALAGFGIPGTSIGTSGFFSKDAIIEAAYLFGEHSNNWIPYAFSIAAALLTSIYIFRLIFMTFTGKPRSNYHGHESPAIMTIPLSILAIFALVFGGLTKTGFMDFLKETFANSFVNLNIGNLAALGRNQIVEAAGHESLFVQWLPMIVAIAGLAVAFLIYYLRIIKLGPLASMKNPVYRLLYKRYYQHEIYTEFFSLGIVYGIIAFLSQVLDVIIDSIVEGIGILTVGVSEELRKVQTGVIQTYATAVILGVSLLIILVKLITEVL
- the fpoK gene encoding F420H2 dehydrogenase subunit FpoK, whose translation is MIPLYFYLGLAALLFSIGLYGVMTHKNGIRMIMCIELMLNSANLNLVAFSSYTDTLNGQVFAIFSIALAAAEAAVGFAIFMAIYRMHDKINLDELNILRW
- the fpoJ gene encoding F420H2 dehydrogenase subunit FpoJ, with translation MRINRLLSFLVALLFTAIVIVGAFGTSWNTVSELPQNPADQSNIEGIGMLIFTHYVAPFEVLSIVLLASLIGAIYLAKGEGNR
- a CDS encoding NADH-quinone oxidoreductase subunit J; translation: MIGLETIGSALEMAVFVILAIATVFFAVFVVTAKDIVRAGLSLIMCMFGIAALYVLLNAQFLGIIQILVYIGAIGVLILFAVMLTKHEIGGEPGED
- the fpoI gene encoding F420H2 dehydrogenase subunit FpoI, translated to MVLKNIKYAIRNITRPPVTRMYPEKPSELSDRFRGLQILDKSKCIGCGICANTCPNAAIKIVKAPIAPGSSKQRWFPQIDIGHCLFCGLCIDQCPKGALSSGKEYAKGLVKWHHKDLLMTPEKLAREVDLEKGDER
- the fpoH gene encoding F420H2 dehydrogenase subunit FpoH, translated to MTIVVPEYLAPLIPWVRGIVGLVLIGFIFVGAMGAVWLERKLSADIQTRMGPCRVGKYGLLQLVADAIKLFTKEDLKPLNADSLLFNNANIFMLGSVFLMLVALPVGAVFINGVEYPLAVTQMDISVLYIEAVSALSIFGIFMVAYGSNNKYSLLGAFRNFARMVGYEVPLGISVISVAAMTGSLNIVDISSAQGLHWNIFLQPLGCFVFFVSLMADMGRLPFDQNESEEELIAGWITEYCGMRFGLGFFAEYIHMILGSFLVALLFLGGWNVPGFIANNSVLGLIAPTGFLIVKVVFVLMVIIGLRWAVPRFRIDQVVDLSWKKLLPLALLNLVWAVGLGLYLGA
- the fpoD gene encoding F420H2 dehydrogenase subunit FpoD translates to MEEQLEPNEMIVHLGPQHPMQPGPFRLNLRLKGETVVDADIELGFIHKGIEKILENKTYLQGITIVDRICYLVALVNEECFVGCTEKLLGIEPPERSQYIRVILDELTRIQSHLLGMGEFGEFIGFVSMFMYTIREREEVLGLIDMITGARVTHSYLKFGGVRDDLPDGFKEKALSVFNNLKKSVDDFEEMFHTDRIFRERTVGVGVLTADVAKNLGVSGPVLRATGVPFDIRKNEPYLVYKDLDFKVCTETAGDCFARVQVRINEIRESIYILEQCLDQIPGGPLFPEGTMYGRRTPVMRVPAGEVFHRVEDPRGEMGMYMISDGSDKPYRVKIRGPYYPTLQALPPLIIGTTVADVASISGSMDGCTSEADR
- the fpoC gene encoding F420H2 dehydrogenase subunit FpoC; amino-acid sequence: MDVAEILKSLTDAFPEAISEATAESEIRARSYVDKDEVRKVCQYLKDSLQFDHLCSVCGVDYIKRNELEVVYHIASYNHPVVLTLKARLPRENPEIESIVSVYWNANWYERETYELFGILFKNHPNLKPLVLPEDMIGEWPLRKDYEGFPNKTARNLV
- the fpoB gene encoding F(420)H(2) dehydrogenase subunit B, with the translated sequence MGEMTEKKASKSDETSEEGIPGVITTTTSAISDLLKKTKVQDLINWGRKNSLWFMTQPMGCCGVEMIAMGCAHYDTDRFGIIPRNSPRQADVMLISGYVTKKYLPALKRLWEQMPSPKWVMCIGDCSISGGPFYESYSTVQNIDEIFPIDVFVPGCPPRPEAMLQGFVELQEKIKAKKDLGSEY
- the fpoA gene encoding F420H2 dehydrogenase subunit FpoA; translation: MSGIIDSYIPVAIFLVMALVMPPLTMFMVKQLSPRSKAAGKYTTYESGSVPTGTARIQFNVEYYLYAIAFVLFDIEVLFLYPWITVYKGHGITSIAVVEMFAFIFILLFGYVYLWKKGALTWVK
- a CDS encoding 4Fe-4S binding protein, producing the protein MKINDNCVGCGQCASFCKKGAIDVKGKARATDACIDCGICVLYCPVKAIEVLV
- a CDS encoding NAD(P)/FAD-dependent oxidoreductase, whose product is MKAIVIGAGLGGLLSAARLSKSGYQVDVFERLPITGGRFTNLSYKGFQLSSGAFHILPHGPAGPLAHFLKEVGADVKIVRSDITTVRVPLKKGSQDYEKGFKDISFTDFSTLLSHKDRLKIALLIVSTRKNRPTGSSLQAWIRSQFKDEWLVKFADAFCGWSLSLKSDEVPVEEIFEIIENMYRFGGPGVPIGGCKGVIDALESVIAAHDGKIHTETEVSKILVENGKAVGVLVGEEAYKADLIISDLGHAATACICEEVLSGEKDSGYLKILETLKPSAGIKICLAADEPLVGHSGVLLTPYAKRVNGINEVTQVDPGLAPPGKHLTMSHQYVAPENVKNLEAEIELGLQDLKEIFPNKKYEVLLTQSYHDNWPVNRAASGKDPGNETPIPGLYVVGDGAKRKGGIEVEGVALGVAATMKKILG